One Eurosta solidaginis isolate ZX-2024a chromosome 1, ASM4086904v1, whole genome shotgun sequence genomic window, atttgaaatagcgatctgagatgagtgcccaggaacctacataccaaatttcatcaagatacctcaaaatgtactcaagttatcgtgttaacggacggacggacatggctcaatcaaattttttttcgatactgatgattttgatatatggaagtctatatctacttcgattcctttatacttgtacaaccaaccgttatccaatcaaagttaatatactctgtgagctctgctcaactgagtataatgaatgcGCATTCATTCATCGATGTttcacctaaccaaatatgtgcccaTTTTTCAAAAGCCCTAAAAATCGGGAGCCGTTGTACGTTGGTAGCGTgtcccgcctaccacaccaaatagAAATACATAGCTTTCTCACTTGAAAATTTTATAGAAATAATTCCAAAATGGCCCCTTAACTCGAGTTTATGGCCCAATGTGAATGCAATATAAGGCTGGACTGGAacgagaaaaaaaggaaaaatatcattgcctaatttttatataaaactgttCGCAAAGGTTCGGGACGTGTTACGGGTAGCCTGTACCATCTACGTATTTCTTCATCGACACAGCAAAAAGCAGACCTGACCCCTTCCGTAATTTGAAGCAATCGGTATACATATTCTGCTATTCTCGTTTCAAAATTGAAACTCCCAAATTTTCATgaagatttttaaaaacttataaaattttcgatattttcgaaatCTGCTTGCTAAACTGCATTGCATATTTGAAAAgtttcttcaaatttaaaaatatatgagccgtttagtttgaaagtggcataagtcatttccaactcatggtcttaaatgcattgttatttttgaacgaatgcatatatagatggttctacaattataaaataataataagaattgcatcttttggatattggactctaacaaactggaggcgaggagagatacaaacaaattatcactgaacctaaacgacatgaaatgacttatgccactttcaaaataaacggctcatatattgtGAAATGTTCATTAgcatttttgaaaacttttcgaAATCACAAAATTGCACACTCAAAAAGTTtccacaaatttaaaaatttggaaattttgataaaatttcaaaGCATCAAGagttttagaattttttcaaaGATATTTTCGAAATCGATTTTCTGAAATGAGTTCGATTTCGAACCCAAAAAGTTTCACAAGATCAGGTAGCTTTACAAATTTCtcgaaatttaattatttttttaacttaattgaACTACAGTGCTGCAATTTGCAATTAACAAAAATGTtgaaacatttaaaaataaaaacgcaGGAAATTTTCGTGAAGATtttaaataactaaatatttttccggaaacattttcaaaatcggtttacTTTAATTGAACTACAAACTTGTATGCTCACAAAGTTTCCCaaaatttaaagataaaatttTAGAGATTTCGAATCTTTTCGAAAACAGTTTGGTAGTTGGTTAACTAAAGCGAATTAAATTACAAAAGTGCATACACAAGAAGTTTCCAAAAATGTAGATACTACAAAACTACATATTCGAGAActtcttcaaattttaaaatacatattgtGAAATGTTCATTAAGATTTTTGAAAACCTTTCAAAAATGGTTTCAAAATTGGtacttaaattaaattgaatacaaAACTAAACActcaaaaatttggaaatttcaccaagattttgaagcttctaaaattttgggattttttcgaaaacattttccaAATCGGTTTTCTACAATGAGTTTGATTTCAGATTGTGAACTCAAAAAGTTACAAAATCattttccagttttttttttttaatttaatttttataaagattttttaaaagtaagAATTTTTGaacatttcgaaaatattttcgaaatggGTTTAGTATAATAAACACAATGAACTGGCATGCTCAAGAAGTctcctaaaatttaaaaattaaaattttaaaatttttggaagacttctaaaattttttggTAATCTGGTAACTTAAACGAGTTAAAATACAAAATAGctgaggttaggttgaactggccggtacatgaggacctcacatagactgaatgaccaggacctatgttataaaataactcagtcctcttggcaaatactagaagcttcctaggacttaagccacttgctgcttctagatctgacagctgtatcacaaaATAGCTTACTCAAAaagcatggctcaactatatgtttggctcatctcatcagctgatttaatttttttttttttggtttcactagagtagggattgtcaaaaggaaatggcaaactcaaaaccaatacattgacaacattttcttacatacAAAACCTGCTAagatttatgttttcattccattccattcgcctaacaccaacacgcagattttgacaatctgaacaaaggtattgttgttgctgtagagatgagccaattatatagttgagccatgctcaaaagtgcaaaataaaaatttagaaattttcatgagaaacttaaaaaaaaactcctgtaattttcaaattttttcgaaacttaTTGGAAAATTTGGATATTTAAGctttatgaaactttttaaagatcgtttttcgaaaatcctagaaacttttaaaattttgaagcATTTTGGAAAATTGTTTTTATAGTTGACgttataaaacttattttttttaataattaatgaaaaaaaaacttaaaaaaacctgcatattttttgttgctatttttttattCGCAGGTGTATgtttatttcaaatatttggtTGATTAAAGAGAACCGATTCAGACACACGTCGAGTGTGTTGATTTGAGCACGTGTTGTTGATTTTTAGAACTAATACAATAACTTATGGTGTTTTCGTTTCTGGGAAAAATTTTACCGTCATGTTACCTCTTAAATTGTAACTTTTGAACTGGGTTACGGAGCTATGCAAAATTACTTTATTTGTAGCTAATGAGATCCCTTTTCTTATCTATTGGAAAACATTTTGTGAAAGAGACACTCACGAGAGGGCTGAAAAAAACCAAAAGGGCAACAATATTTTCAGAAAAGGAAAAACCATTCGATTTTATCGTTGCTGCCAGTcttaaatacattatattatttcatatatatttttttttacttcttttgcgAACTCGTTTAAAGTCAATGCCTCACCTGCATGCAGTTGGTTTTAACACAATCTTGTTAGCCACACACTTCAATTAAAATAGCCACGTCAATCAATGCTTAAGTGCACACTTCTTTGATAAATTTTGAGAAATGTTATTTATTACTAAATCCActaaacatttcttttaattaAACAAAGTAGATTCATAATTACACATTATTTGGAGCGTTAAATAAGCAAAATTATATGTAGAAAAATTCAATACCCAGCAACGTCAAAAAATCAGCTGCTTAGAAGTTAAACCAAAGACTCTATAAtatcttttccgccttcggattattgttctcgagattaatacgcgtcttttaacacttctctggatattttttgacgcgtattagcagtcgacccctcaactagacttttaccaaaagaACAATCACATGAATTACAAAGAATCTAGAATCAATCCAGACATACAATAGGTGGATCCAACactggtttggagaccaaaactatatccgcacaaaataTGTTCACAATTGACTGCAGCAACATTTAAACTATTGTATTCATTATATAACacacatttttgtttttcttttgttattaTTTCAGTATTTATCTATAGAAAAAAATATGGTTTTGTTATTGATGTGTTTTCTCTTTGTGTGTACGTGTGTACATatgatcatagtgtacaagtacaagtgtgttgacttatctgtcaagcattctgacaggcactcgctggattcggcatgacagcgaattcaaaatggataccattaccgaatgcgccgaatgattgaaaaattgaaaaagtcgagacgattggtagacaaaaatgttgttgttgagaccaaaaatgcgactctagacctgagatttccatcaggtgagcgaggctgtttgtagttttgacgtttatggcttagtgaacacacttgtataggtacactatgcatatgatttcttattttctttatttatgttTTTGTGTGGATCTGTGCAGTGTTGATTTGAAGACTGCTGTCGCATTTGCGTCGCTTtcattttgactatgactatgcgccacgGTGTTAAAACTCAACGCAACACATAGGCgaataaacgctttggtcgcttgaAAGGCGTTTCCTTTAATCAAAGCAAAGTAGCTCGACCATACCCGTAAGATTTTTGATGCAGAATCGTGCGTTGACAGAAGACTAGATTGCATACATTTGCATGAAAAATCTTTAACGCACTTCAAATTGCTCTAATCCACTCCACaaagaaagtaatttttttgtgtcAACGTAATGTGTATATAGCATGAAGTAAAACAAATAACGACTCACACAAATATTTTTATCAAAGagtttataacaataaaattaactATCAAAATATTTGTAACATATGCAAATGCTTAAAAGCCCATTACTCGTATTGACTTGACTaaagaactgtcacttacagttctgttaaatggacattgcatgttactgattactctaAACTTAGCGATACTTAACTTGACATAGAAGTATgttgaattgttattttctatgtaagttcaaagtgacgtttacattttgagatgccatttgtttctttgcatttcattttgacattttgtcatataaattgacatttatttaaaaataaatttcaaagctgattatgatgccagattgtatgcgttAAGTGGagataatcgtggctaagttgccaagtcaagTCTAGGCTGAGTATCAATGGGCCCTTTAgttttataaacgatgtttcgcAGACGTTGATAGCGAGTCAGTAGTTTAATTATATTGCGCAAATACCACGGCTTTTTTCCTATTTTCTTTGGTATGTTCGCGAATTTGcggcacaaaaataaaaaatatttcaccATTTTGAGGCTGGTGAGAACGAACAAGTACAAAGAGGACACGATTTCCTGGTGCAGCCGTTCCACTTTTTGGCAAATGAAcaactctacaatgctccctcttattaatttacTCTCTttgattatactcagatgcaactgaaatatgtgtctatgtttcccctctatgtattacctctgcaattggtgtgtgtccactattcaccgcaaccgattcagctatagggtATACATTATGACCACCAGAGGTGTGTGTCTCGGCTTTTCGGTACATGTTCTGTAGCTAATATTTTCTGAGCCATTACCATAACATGAGTAAGGCAGCAAAGCCAGATCAGAATATCAGAGGACTCATATGTTGGAAGACTAATGGCGCATGGTTGTCGATCGTTGAGAGTACGACAGCAAGCCCTCCGTGTTGTTTCCATTACAGAAAAGTCTTACTCTATGCTCATATGTGCTAGTGTTAAATAAACATAATTCACTGAACAACTTTGCATTCCACTGTTGGTTTAAACACATATTTTTAACATTGAAACCGGACTTAGCACTGTCATTTCCAAAGGCAAACTTGGAGTTTGAATCCAAACCGAATTTGGTTTTagtcatatgtatatgtagtgcAAAAAAGTTTAAACTTAGGGCTCAAACTTTTAGCCGAATGTATCCGTTTATAGAATAAGATAACTTTTTTTCAAtaccatattaaaaaaataactaagttaCTTCTGtatgaaagcaaaaaaattacgatttcattagaaggtgtaatgagatcattaagtttctgtgtgaaaacagtattaggtaggttcgatcagctgttttatctggttatggttttatggttatgagtcaccattaattggtccTTTAAACTAACTCAACGGAGCACCAACATCTGATCAACGTATCCACTGTTGGGTATATGAAATGCGAGTTTGAAAAGCACACAATTGCTACTTCGTCGTGAATCCTTGTGAATGCCACACTACCGGGAATAAGAAGAAGCAACCGCAAATATTTATGTCGTTGATTCCTGCTGCTTGTTTTCTTCAATTTTAGTAAAATACCTAATTAGATAGCTAAATAATTTAATAGTTCAATTAATTGCATAAAAAATGAATATGCAAAAATATACTTTACAGTCCATACGACAAGATTTGATTGATAACAATTTGCAGGTGAAAGCAATAATACAGGTAAATACAATCAGTAATTAAGATCACAAACTTTACATATTGCCTATCAATTTAAAGGATATATTAACATATCGTGGCAATATACACGAATTAGAGGCACTAAACGAGGCTGGGCGTGCTAAATTAGCTGCATTGCGTAAAAGCATACAACATCTAGATGATTGGGCATATGACACTAGCGATGCTGAGCTCTCCAAAGAAGTCGACTTGCACAGAGATCAATTTTCACAAACTTTACAAGCATTCCGCAAGGCTAATGTAGCAACTCGTATAGAAATAGATAAAGCTAATCGTGAAGAACTTATGGCCATAACAGGTGAAACTGATTTGCGGCATAGACCTGGTGGTGCGGCGTCACGTCACAATCGTGGTAGCTTAGTGTCACAAGAGAACAATGTAACTGAAAAAATGCTAGCCATATCACGGCATCTATCTGAAACCACACAAAAAAGTGCCATAACGTTGGAAACTTTGGTAGCCTCGTCACAAAATGTCGAAGCTACACGTGATGAGCTTCACAATACGGCCGGTTCCATTTCTCAGTCGGGaaagcttttaaaaaaatatggaCGTCGAGAGTGTACAGATAAAATGctgctcttttttgcattcgttttTTTCTTGGCATGTGTATTTTACATTGTACAAAAGCGTTTGTTCTAGACCTTAGAATAAtggttgttattattattataagtatTTCGGTACGACTATCGACGAAAATTGCTCAGTTTTGGATTGAAGATGTGTGGCATATTTGTTAAAACTTTGGTTTAGGGAACTTATCTTTAAAGAAATATGTACATGATATCAAGCCAATTCTAAAGAGTTGCAAATTGACTGCAAAGTTATAAATGTTTGTAATTTATCAAGTAAACTAGTTTAACTTTTCCAAGCTGTAGCGCGAATTTACGCTTAATTAAGGTAAAATtaaatagatatacatatatatttgtatagacttacctacattttatttattttaataactttaatcgTTCATTTAGACTAGCTAATATATGGTTTTAATTTTGTATGAGCgcaagaaaattttgaaattttaaataagataaatattagaaaatgccaataatttgtattaaaaacgAATGCACGAAACTACTATAACTACAGTAAAATTATAGGGGTGTGAGTAGTTGAACTCAAAAAGTCTTAGCGATGGGTTTGCTTTCGTTGTTGGATACGTGTTACTCCCGATTCAGTCGAGGCTTTTCTCTGCTAccgaatattgttgttgttgttgtagcgataaggttactccccgccGGTTTTGGGAatattatcgatgtgatgctcctttgccggatacagatcaggtacgctccggtaacagcaccattaaggtgctagcctgaccatctcaggaacgatttatatggccaaattaaaccttcgggccatccctccctccccacccccaagttccatgaggagcttggggtcgccagagcctcggctgttagtgaaacaggattcgccgcggataggtgaggttgacaattgggtttggagaagctatatattgcgctggcaacctgaaagattgcgctacacagccctttgaatctggtattttagtcgcttcttacgacaggcataccgatcgcgggtatattctgacaccCTAACCCGCAGGGGTTTACCCAGCGCagtctaaaatattttttgaaacaaTTGTTTGCCTCTATGAGAGGACAGAATTTCACGATAGGGAATCGTCCATCCtcgcccagcgggttagggggtcaaaatatacccgcggtaggtatgcctgacgCAAGAGGCGactgcgaatcctgtttcactaacagacgaggctcatgcgaccccaagctcctactTGGTGGTGGGCAGGGAGGGATGGCCtgtaggtttaatgtggccacataaatcgttcccgagatggtcgggctagcaccttaatggtgctctgTTAAGTTTCATacacattatacgacgcgacatcTAGCGACACGTTCCGACAAAATATTCCCGCATTTTTGCATAGTTGGGTCGTGTCGTACGACGGTCGCTCCATGTGCATGGCtgcataagaatacatgcaaagaatattttgtcgctacatgtcgcgtcgtataatgtgcatgaacctttaccggagcttaccggatctgtatccggcaaaggaccatcacatcgataaaactccccaaagccttcggggagtgaccttatcgctacaacaataaaaacatacTAGTCTATATGCCTGCGGGCGTTCAAGACGTTGTTTTAGTTGTTGTAACAATATTGTTGTAACAATAAAGACAACAccctaaagcgggagtcattggtgccgtatgtcgtatcgctgtagtcgtatccctaacgtatcagctgtttatcgttacgacgataaaccaaaacccaattggttggctacgatacggttacggcaccaataatcgattgcattgattctcataaggttggtcgaatcagctgttaaaaggttaccgatacggttaccgataaagcaccaatgtctccagcttaatgttTTAGGGACTGTTATCGATGTTCGTGGCCGTTTGCCTGACTTATATCCGCTACGCTCCGGTAATAATCACCATTAAGgtaggtaatagtgcagtttacggtacccaccgaaatttgggacAAAATTTTCTAGTGAagtatcaaaagatgcgtattaacgtctagattaagaatccgaaagcggaagataactttttttacccgttcaaaagatattaatgaaaaaccgaaaaaagacccgcgggtccctccgaaaccgggggtgggatccatagtatttttgcgtagaacacctttctgcgttggcggcttcggtcgcgcttataaaaactaatcctgggctacgccatgccaagtctgggtgtgtggtataaccgtggctaccgccacggtgatggagaatttttttgtgggtaccaacaacaacaaccacataaaaatcgccaacttcaactgcaaatatctccggacagagataacatttttcttttccgccctcggattattgttctcgagattaatacgcgtcttttgatacctcactcgaaaatcttggcccaactttagggtgggtaccgtaaactgcactactaccttaAGGTATAAGCCCGAACATCTCCcccaaaccttcggggagcattTTTATCGTGAatacagcaacatcaacaacattTCCTTAGTTACCTCCAGTTCCTCATATAAAGAACATGAACGACAGCACTTGGTTTCGTAGTCGTCTGATTTCCCCCTTGGTTATACACTTCTTGTACATCAAGTTATTCACGAGAACATCAAACAGCCGGGCTGCTATATCTTCTTTTGAAATACGCGACTGGCCTCGAAAAGCTGCTAAAGTTGGATTTTCATAAGCACTTTCCTTCGCTCTGACGCTTTGACAGCGCAATAAGATAACAAAgctcggtaaaagtctagttgacgggtcgactgctaatacgctaccaaaaatatcgagagaggtgtcaaaacacgcgtattaatctcgagaacaataatccggtgGCGGTGGCGgaatctctgtccggagatatttgcagttgaagttggcgattttcatgtggttgttgttgcatttgtacccaaaaaaaaattgtgcatcaccgtggcggtagccacggttataccacacgcccggacttggcatggcgtagcccagggttattttttataagcgctgccgaaggccgccaacgcagaaaggtgttctgcgcaaaaatactatggatccaacccccggtttcggaggtacccgcgggtcttttttcggtttttcgttaatatcttttgaacgagtaaaaatagccaaccaattggtttttggtttctcgccatatccaaaacctaaaaatatttgagttggtgaatttaataacttttcgtagattttattcattgttttggatacgtcaTGACTtagagatttattttttgtggtatatgtttgtaattttttgcgttttcttcatttttatgaaattttcccgATTTTtcggttatggcaccattaatcgatcacattggagatggttatggatatgggtatgattacgactatggcgttagggttaagggagtttaattagcccttacgAACAAGGTTGTACATCTGGCAGCGGCGCACTTCGAATTGTGGGGTGTTTATTGTGAACGGCTTACCAAGAAAGAACAAGATTCAAGgagtttaatttttgtttacattttccgGCAATTTGCAAATAAAGGATATTTTGGAAATATTTGACTTGAGTGatataaaattcattaaaaaaacatTTGGAACTTACTAAACTAGAAATGGGACAAACAAATCTCAGCTTGGAAGAATTGAAATCATATTTTAAAACACATGGTAAAATACGGGAACAAAAAGCGCACACATCAAAGGTGGGTATTACGTAGAATTTTCGTTTTCTGTGAAAGAGAAGTAAATAACTTTAACACATTACGATAACAACCACATCTTAGGTACATTCAGTTGGCTGGAGCTGCGATGGACGTCGTCTAGCTTCGGGTTCCTTTGACAAAACAGTGGCGGTGTATACACTAGAACGGGATCGTGTGGTATATGCGCAACTTTGTAGTTTACATTTCCTTTTAATAATTTGCTAACTCCATTAACCTCTTATACAGAGCAAAGAGAATACATATCGGGGCCACACAGGGTCAGTGGATCAACTTTGTTGGCATGCAGCAAATGCCGATCTACTGAGCACGGCAAGTGGTGATAAGACTGTACGCATTTGGGACATACGCGCTGGCAAATGTTCTACCGTGACCAATACAAAGGgagaaaatataaatattacatgGTCACCTGATGGTAAAACCATCGCAGTGGGCAATAAAGAGGACTTGGTGACATTTATTGATACACGTACGAATAAAATACGCGCCGAAGAGCAAtttaattttgaggtattttctgAATGGTTGATAGTGGTCGAATTTGTCGCATCTAAAACAGTAGTTAAACATTAATTTCAGGTCAATGAAATTGCTTGGAATAATAC contains:
- the Sec20 gene encoding vesicle transport protein SEC20; the encoded protein is MNMQKYTLQSIRQDLIDNNLQVKAIIQDILTYRGNIHELEALNEAGRAKLAALRKSIQHLDDWAYDTSDAELSKEVDLHRDQFSQTLQAFRKANVATRIEIDKANREELMAITGETDLRHRPGGAASRHNRGSLVSQENNVTEKMLAISRHLSETTQKSAITLETLVASSQNVEATRDELHNTAGSISQSGKLLKKYGRRECTDKMLLFFAFVFFLACVFYIVQKRLF
- the tex gene encoding THO complex subunit 3, whose amino-acid sequence is MGQTNLSLEELKSYFKTHGKIREQKAHTSKVHSVGWSCDGRRLASGSFDKTVAVYTLERDRVSKENTYRGHTGSVDQLCWHAANADLLSTASGDKTVRIWDIRAGKCSTVTNTKGENINITWSPDGKTIAVGNKEDLVTFIDTRTNKIRAEEQFNFEVNEIAWNNTSDLFFLTNGMGCVHILSYPSLELQHVLKAHPATCICIEFDPTGKYFATGSADALVSLWDANELACLRVLSRLDWPVRTISFSHDGKLLASASEDLLIDIAHTETGEKVADVTVDAATFTVAWHPKQYLLAYACDDKDGNDRRREAGNLKVFGFTE